AACAAGTAAAATGCTTTCTTCACTGTCATAAAATTCCTTGAAACAACATCTTCTTTTCCCCGGAAAAGGGAAGCAAATAATCATTTGAAAAGCTTGTGCCATGTCTTTGACATCAGTAGTAATTACGTAAGTCAATTATTATCACAAGCAGATTTTTAACTTGCGTCACGAGATTTGTCTTCACTGCAATTCTCTTTTTCCCACTTTTTTCCTATAATTCTCATCTAGAAGAATATCATCTTTAGgtaaaaattaaagttaaatatCATTAACGAAAATAAAAGCGCATAAATACTGGCAAATTCCACGACCAAATGCATAGACTGAGAGTGAGATCAGAGGACCAACAGGTAGGGACGTAGTGGAACTAGTTCGATTTTTGGGCTAACTAACATCTGGTATGAAAAGGTCATGAGGTGTTAAAGCATGGATGAAATATTGTCACTGCTGGAATCATGGATAACTTTTGCCATCCAAGGGCATTGAAAAATCATCACATAGTTCCAAATATATGTTGCTGGAAATGATTTTCAATTTGTAAAGGGGGGACCCAGATGCCTCGCTAGTATGCCACACCTTGCGTGCAGCAGATGCAAGGTCTTGTCTACTCGCCACTCGGCTTCCACTTTCTTAATTATCGAGTTTAATTCCTGTTTACGACATTATATAACATACTACACGCCCGCTTGCAACGGAAGCAATACACCTGTGTCTCTAACCAATTATCACCCTAAATTCTCAGCTTAATTTCGACTAAATTGACCGACCAGGGACCAAGTTGTAGTAATTCAGTTCAACAGAAACTGAACCTATTAGATGCGGACATGTGTCCCATAACAGGACATGAagaatatattactatatatccCCCAGCCATACTTTTTGGTCTTGTTACAATCAGGCATCTATTTGTTGTGGCAAACCATTTGGATGAGGTGcttaattttgtttgaattgtCTTTTTACTTAAATACTTTCGGGCCATATGTCTTTACATTATTGGGCTGAAACTCGGCCCGCCCCACCCATTATCTGGTTATTCTTCTGCGATAGCTTCAAAACTCAAGACGGTCGGAAATCAGACCAGGCATCGCTGAACTGACAGAATCTTCTTCTGCAAATTATGGCTGGagttttcattttcagaaacatcttctccttttctctctcaGTTCTCTATGCTCTATTTCTAATTTCAAAtccctcttcttctctctcattCACTCGAACCCTACCAAACAGCCCCAACTTCGATTCCGAAACTGCCCTCTTCGGCGACGCCGGGGTGATCATCATCGACGACGGCCAGCCTTGCGTGAAACTCACGCGGCCATCAACCTCGAGCACGGGGCTTCTCATGCGCACAGAACCCTTCAAGTTCCTGGATGCAAAACAGCCGACCTCTTTCTCTACGGAGTTCTCTTTCTCGATCTCCCCTGGTAACAGTAGCGATGAGGGTAATGGGGACGGCATTGTTCTCATTTTCGTAGCTGGAGAATCATGGTCAAAATGGTCGACGGTCGAAGGAGGCTCATTCGCGCTCTCCAAAGAAAACAGATTGACGGGCAATGTAGGTGACCAGCACGCCGATGACGTAGAAATCAGTTTGAACGACTTCGACTCCTCTTTGAACTTGGTGCTAAGTAATGGAGACAAGTTCAAGTCTTGGATCGATTACGATGCGAGTTCGAAGAGACTGGAGGTTAGGCTGAGTAAATCCGGGGACAGGAGACCGTACAGTCCCATAATTTGGCGTGCGGTTTATTTGGCTGGAATGCTGGGGGACGAGGACGTGCGCGTGGGCATAGCTTCGCGGAACGGGAACTCGTCGCAGAGCGCGAGCATATATTCGTGGAGATTTAGGGTGCGAAAGTATCCGTATTCGATGCACTCGTTTCCGGTGGATCCGCAAGGATATGTTGTAAAGGACGAGGAGGAGCGCGGCGAGCGGGTGAGGAAGGTGAAGAGGAGTGGTTGTGTGCTGACAATGATGAGGGGGTTGATTTTGGCAACGGTGTTTGGGGcgttggtgacttttggagcgCTGTTTTTGTGGGGAATGCTTGTAAGTAGGCGCGAGGCTGGCTGTCCCGTCTATGCTGCCGATTTCGGGTACAAGAAGGTCGATGTAGTTGTTGAGGAAAATAGTGATGGGTTGAAAAAGAAGGGGGATGAAACTAATGCATGAGGGACTACGGGTATTGCTGTGTGATTGTGTATTTTTGTTGTTATGGAATTGTAGCTTGTGTTACCCTCTCTGCATGCTAGGTTACTTGGATGCAGCGAAGATATATCGCTATTAGAAATCCTTTGTAACATTTATAGCTTTGATGATTAGATTCTCTAGCATATCCAATTCTAAATCCGCATCTTTGTTTATCTAAACTGCAGAATCCCTTAAGCCTTCACCCTTGATTCATTTCCATCACCCAATTACCAGCTATATGGAAAAGaaatgggagaaaaaaaaattatttcctcTTCTTTGGGCTGCGGCATTTGCTCTGATGAGGAGCATAATCCTTCAATAAGCAGCCTTTGCTTTACCCgaagtttttatatatagatgtgaaaaataaatagagaataTGAACTGAAAGTGAAATGTGTCGCAAAACAAAATATGCTTTAGACGGGACGATGCACGCAAACTCATATCCACTCAACAAACTCTTCAGTACCTAATTGCTCACATCGCAAGCTTCTTTCCCAAAACTGAACCGGGGGCCTTTTAGATAAGCAACAGGTGTTGGTGCTATTGCCAACTTGGTTTCATTTATTCAAAAGGATTCTTGGGGCACTTCCCTGCATTCAAACATTTTGGACACTCAAGAGAAATGCAGGATATGTCTGGGTTGTATTACTCTGTGTAATCACCAGTAGTCAATCTCAGTTCCCAATGAAAAACATACTGGGACTGGGAGGGTCATCTTTCCCTCAGCGTTTTCACGGGTCATATTTTTCTGGTACTGGAATCTATCTGACCCAATTAATTAACAACTCATACACGGCCATTTCTTTGATATGCAATTTTTACCACAgtgagatctctctctctctctctctctctccaatttttttaataaaaaaccgTAGGATAACGCCATATTTCAGGTTGCCAATCCACATTTTAGGAAAAGAAGACTTGCTGGTTCTCATATTGCAGCTGGTTTACACAATAATTTTCCAACTGGTTACTGCTATTACACTGAAGGGATTCATTTCCAACAGCATAATCTTACTCGGGAAAATCAGAATGGTGCAGAAAAAATCCAAGCCCTACTGGTCACTAAcgtttttttgaaaggaaaaaacatTATCGTGAACATATGTTACAGGCTAGTCTGCTTGTCTAAGAGATATCAGTTCTCAACttccaaaaaataatttctagcCTATTTGAATTAGACAATCAACAGAAACTctgttttcattaaaaaatgaatatctTGGTCACTTCAATAGTAAGCTAATGGTGAAAATTTGCTcgtcatacttaaaacataacaaaaccaaaccatcattaAAGAAATACAAAATCCTACCCAAAGTGGTATCATCCAGATACCAACTTTACCACGATGAAGATAAAGTTTAGCAATATGAGAGGAACTCTTAGGTACTGGGTTGCATAAATAAGACCTATAAGCTGCCCCTTCAATGATTTTGTCTTGCCCCCTGAGAATTCTGAGAAGCTCCATCCTCTAGGTGCCAGGAAGCGGTCCTCATTTAATATTGCCAAAGCATTAGCAAGTAGTAGGCAACCCTCCAGTAGTGTCCACAAACCCATTTTCCTGTATCATAAGAATTTTACATCTAAAACCTTAATGCACATCAATTTCAAGGTAGTCTTCACCCCACCCTCCCTACCTATTGTGTATATAAAACTGCTAAAGAAGACCATGTCAAAATATCATCTCCGCATCTCTGGGACAGAAATGGCAGAAGGGAACAAATGCTAACATGTCGACTTTGACGACGCAATCTTTATTTTTGATAGGTTAACGACACATATCTTTAGAAGATACGTGGATGATTTCCAAGTACCATAGTGCAACTTTAACCAAAAGCTATTGGGACATTTCAGTCTGGACTATGGAGTCTGGACACAGCAGCCAAATCTTCGGTTGAAgtgagataaaatttttttttttttttgaaataagaaTCTGATTCcattgatataatttaaatcAGTTCAGAGGTTACAACATAACGAATACATGAAGGACATTCTTCAATTTCACACAAATCCTCCTCAACTAATAATGCAGACTTGGCAAGTATGTGGGCTGCTTGGTTTGCCTCGCGAAAGACATGTGAAGCTTCCCAATTGCATTGACTTGCAAGACAATATCTAACATCCTCAATGATAAGACCCCCCGTACTCCAGTCGGCAGTGTTCTGGCGAAGCTTGTTGACAACCCTCTGGGAACCTCCCTCGAACACCACACCAGTAACGCCTATCTCCCTGCAAAATAGCACCATTAAGAGCAAGCCCAAGGCTTCAGCATCAAAGACACCACCTGGTGATGGTCTACTAGCACGCAGGGTGCCCATAACACACCCCCTACAGTCACGCACGATAGCTCCCACCCCCACCTTTCCCCCCTCCGAGCTAACAGCAATATCCCAGTTTGCCTTGTAGGTGCCAATTGCTGGCTTCCTCCAAGGTTGACTCCTTGGTGATGTACGTTCCGAAACCAGAGGAGCTCTGTTGGCGTCTTGGTAGGAAGTCAGTGTATTCTCTGCTTTTCGCACCACCATGTTGGGGGAAACAAAATCCTGACCGTGCACATAGGCATTTCTTCTATCCCATATTTCGCGCAGGGTGTTGGCCACCACCTCTAGATCAGACATTACTAACCTCTTGGTGAGAGCTGTCCAAATATTGAGGAACAGATCTGAGGTTGTGGACATCTTCTGCACCTTGATGATGCTTGCAGCCCAAACATCTTTCGCTGCCCCACACGACCACAACACGTGCCCAGAGGTCTCCGGTTCCAAATGGCAGATAGGACATAGGCTGTCTACCACCACCTTTCGTCTCTTAAGGTTGGCCAGAGTGGGAAGAGCTTCATTACATGCTCTCCAGATAAAAGATCTCACAGCAGGAGCAGTTTTCATTTTCCACACCGACTTCCACACCTGGGGTTCTTCTCTTTTGCATGATGATTCCCCCTCCAAGTCATCCACTTGCTGTCTATGGAGATGATAACCACTTCTAACTGTATACTGGCCATTAGGAGTGAATAACCATACCCTCTTGTCGTCCCTTCCCCCTATGCTGATAGGGAGTCTTCTAATGGCTTGGCATTCTGCATCTGAGAACATCTCCACCAATAGACTATCAACCCATGTGCGCCTGACAGAATCAATTATATCACTGACCTTGGTACACCCACAATCGGCTGGCTTGGTAGATGCAATGCTGGAAAAAGGCATACCCGGCAGCCACCTATCATCCCATATGTCAATACTTTTCCCGTTCCCCACTCGCCACGCCAAGCCTGCTCGTAGAAGGGACACCCCCGAGAAGATACTTCTCCATGCATAGGACGGGCTACTGCCGAGTTTTGCACCAAAAATATCAGATTTCTGGAAATATTTCTGTTTTAAAACTCGAGAGACCAAGGCTGAGGGGTTCTGTATCAGCTTCCAACATTGTTTTGCTAGGATAGCTAAATTAAAGCTTCTAAAATCTCTGAATCCTAGCCCGCCCAAGTCTTTTGAGGAGCTAAGTTGGTCCCATGGCACCCATTGTATTTTCGAATGGTCTTCATTGtatccccaccaaaattttctgAGTAGTTGGTTGAGTTTTTGCGATATCGAGAGAGGTAAGAGGAATATGCTCATAGAATATGTAGGGATTGCTTGGAGGACAGCTTTGAGGAGAATCTCCTTTCCTGCAGATGAGAGTTGCTTTGTGTTCCAGTTTACAACTCTTGTCCAAGTTCTGTCGATTAGAGCATGGAATGCAGCTACTTTACCTCTTCCCATCATGGCAGGCAGCCCGAGATACTTCTCCATTGTGCTAATGGCCCTAATATTCCCAAGTTGGAGGAGTTTTGATTGTGTCTCTCGGCTTGTATTCTTGCTGAAAAACAGGGATGACTTTTCTTTGTTAATGACCTGACCCGACGCGTTTTCATAGTGTTTTAGGATGTTCAGAACTTCTGAGAATTCATTTGGAGATGCTTGGCAAAAGAGAAGACTATCGTCGGCAAAGAACAAGTGGCTGACTTTTGTAGGGCCCCTGCCTATCGGCGCACTTGAGAGTATTCCACCAGCCTCTGCTTTATTCAGCAAAGCAGTCAAAGCCTCTGCACATATTATAAAGATGTAGGGAGACAACGGGTCCCCTTGTCTGATGCCCCTGGTTGGCTTAAACTGCTGTTGCGGTTCCCCATTAACAATTATGGAGTAAGTGACCGAGGTGATACACTTTTGTACTAGCGAAACCCACTTATGAGGGAAGCCCATCTTGGTCATGACAGCCTCCACAAAACTCCACTCTACCCTATCGTACGCTTTACTCATATCCATTTTTAGGGCCATGAAACCTCTTTTTCCCTTCATGCGTGTCGACATGGAGTGTAGTACCTCATACGCAACCAACATGCTATCCGAAATAAGGCGGCCaggtacaaaagcactttgattgTCGGAGATGATATTCGGCAGTATCCCCTTCATTCTGTTTGCTAGAGTTTTGGTCACCAACTTATAACAAACATTGCACAAACTTATGGGCCGAAAATCTGTAACTCTCTTAGGATTCTGTACTTTCGGTATTAGAGAGATATATGTATCATTTACAGCGCTGATGGAACCACCTCTATTCAGAACATTTAGTACAAACGAAGTGATTTCAGCCCCCACAACCTCCCAGTTTTTCTGATAAAATTGCGCTGGaaaaccatctggtccaggGGAGCCCAACGGCTTCATCTGAAAGATTGCACTTCTTACTTCTTCAGCCGTGAAAGGCCTAGACAGATCCTCACTCATGGCCGGGGATATCTTTTGATCCATGTGTCTCAAACAGTCATTTATACCAAAAGGGAGAGATGTAGTAaacaaagaagagaagaaacctGTAAAAGCTTCACCAATGTCGGTTTGGGAGACGACTGTATGGCCTTCGGGGTTAGTGACTGCTTTAATGGTATTGGTCCTCCTCCTTTGCGATGCTTGATTATGGAAATATTGGGTGTTCTTATCTCCCCTTTGCAACCAGTGTTGCTTTGCCCTCTGCTTCCACTTTAGGTCCTGTTCTGCCAGTCTTGATTCGACCCTCCTCTGTAGATGAGACAGTCGGGTGATGTGTCTTCCCTCGCCGCTGTTTTGAAGGGCCCCAATTTCTTTTAAATCCTGGTCGACACCTCCCTTCTCTTGAGCTTTAATCCGTTTGTCCCATACTGTATACCCTATTTGGCATGCCTCCAGTTTAGCTCTTATGTTACCATCCTGGGAGTCACTCAAGAATCCCATGTTCCACGAGTGCTTTAGGACATCTATACTATCTTTTCTTAGTTCCCAAAGAGCTTCATACCGGAATGGTTGTGGTCCCCGGTGTCTGCCGTGGTGAGAGCCAAGGGTGGCAACAAATAAAGGGGAATGATCTGACTGTACCATGGCTAGTACTTTACAGGAACCTGCTTGGAACCTATCGACCCACTCTCGATTGGCCATTGCCCGATCAAGCTTCTCCTTGGTGAAATTTCTTCCACACCTGTTGTTTGCCCAAGTAAATCTTGACCCATGGTATTTTAAATCCTGTAGGCCACATTCTTCAAGAGCCAACCGAAATTGTTCTATCTACCTATAGGGTCGTCTTCCACCCCCCCACTTCTCTCTCTGGTTGAGGATCTCATTGTAGTCTCCCACACTAAGCCACGGTGTAGGTGCTTGAGGTTTCAAAAGTTTTAGCAATTCCCAACTACCCTTCCTTTTTGACTGTTCCGGATGGCCATAGAAACCGGTGAATTGCCATGGCTGTTTATTTTCCTCGTTTATCATCACATTAATATGCCACCTTGAGAAGTTGATTACGGAAACCTCCCATTCCCCTTTCCAAAGGATTGTGGGTCAATTATCTAAGCTTCATGCAGTGACAAAGATGACATTTTTCTGGGGTTTCAAAATGACCGACAGAAATATccatgtttattaaaaaaaatgttcactCACATACATGACTCCATTTGCCTGAACCATGCCTCTGGTAATTCAAGGGAACTCTTAACTCAAAACCGAACACGTGATGTCTTGAATCTACAGCTTATGGGCTGCACCCAGACGGGCGTTCTCCGTGACATTATCAGATAAATAGTCCATATGATTAAAGGTTAAAAGGCTTTAAAAAATGGAATTCTTTTTGATTAAGGCCCTATTTGGTTGCAAAACTCATCTAAAATCAACTCAATTCGGTCTAATTTTAATCTGAGTCTAATATCCAAACacacaactctcaaattactaaacttatctcaactcaaaacctcctTACATGTGAAATtcacaactttttttaactcaacacatCTTTATACATGAAACTCAgaatctttttcaatttcttataaataatactaaacttatcttaacattcaaacatatttaAACTCGTCTTTTAGAAAGGCTCTATATAACTCGCTTCAACTACTCAACTTataactatttataaagaactcaaaTGAGTTGAgctcaatatataaatatagccTAAGAATAAGACCTACAGTATTGTGCCTCAAAAGCAGATCCTTGATGAAAATGGGTATCAACCTTCCTTATTCGTATTAAAATCACATCCGAATCGATCCCACACAGAAAAGAGAGCCGAAATAAATCAACGGAAAGTAAGAGCGTCCAATTCAACTAACTATATAATAGCAACAGTATTTGACGAATAACCCAATTGTGAGGTACGCAAATGTGAGCGAGAACTGCACAAGATACCCAAATCGAAAGCCCAAAGGACATTGTGGAAACGATGCAAGTGTCCGTAAATCTAAGAAATTTATGAATCTGGATTAATAGGTAAATCCGGGATTTGTAGGGTTAGCAAAAATTACCTTCTCCCCCTAACCTGACTGCGGAACCTGATCTTCGGA
This genomic interval from Carya illinoinensis cultivar Pawnee chromosome 2, C.illinoinensisPawnee_v1, whole genome shotgun sequence contains the following:
- the LOC122301928 gene encoding lectin-like protein LEC, whose product is MAGVFIFRNIFSFSLSVLYALFLISNPSSSLSFTRTLPNSPNFDSETALFGDAGVIIIDDGQPCVKLTRPSTSSTGLLMRTEPFKFLDAKQPTSFSTEFSFSISPGNSSDEGNGDGIVLIFVAGESWSKWSTVEGGSFALSKENRLTGNVGDQHADDVEISLNDFDSSLNLVLSNGDKFKSWIDYDASSKRLEVRLSKSGDRRPYSPIIWRAVYLAGMLGDEDVRVGIASRNGNSSQSASIYSWRFRVRKYPYSMHSFPVDPQGYVVKDEEERGERVRKVKRSGCVLTMMRGLILATVFGALVTFGALFLWGMLVSRREAGCPVYAADFGYKKVDVVVEENSDGLKKKGDETNA
- the LOC122301457 gene encoding immediate early response 3-interacting protein 1-like, with the protein product MGLWTLLEGCLLLANALAILNEDRFLAPRGWSFSEFSGGKTKSLKGQLIGLIYATQYLRVPLILLNFIFIVVKLVSG